The Primulina huaijiensis isolate GDHJ02 chromosome 10, ASM1229523v2, whole genome shotgun sequence region GGCTTGGCACTTGCGGAGAAGCACCTGGCAGCCCGTTATAACAAACCGGATTCCGAGATTGTGGACCATTACACGTGAGATATCATCCTTGCTTGTCACACATTGGATTACCATTTTGTCATGTTTGACTTGACTTTGGCTTCTTAACAGATATGTTATTCTGGGTGATGGTTGTCAAATGGAGGGTATTTCGAATGAAGTTTGCTCTCTTGCTGGGCATTGGGGACTTGGGAAACTGATTGCCTTTTATGACGACAACCATATATCTATTGATGGTGACACAGAAATTGCTTTTACCGAGTGTGTTGACACTCGTTTTGAGGCTCTTGGCTGGCATGTGATATGGGTGAAGAATGGTAACACAGGATACGATGAAATTCGTGCTGCCATCAAGGAGGCAAAGGCTGTAAAAGACAAGCCCACCTTGATCAAGGTCAGACATTTGTTTTTGCATATAGGTGATTTGAAAATGATGAGGAGATGAATCGGTTTCTTCAGTTTTCCTTCTCATGTATTATTAACTGTAAACATAGGGAAATAAGCATTATAGTGAACTTCTATAGTTTACtatgttttgattttatattgtTTGGCAGGTtacgacaaccattggtttcgGATCCCCCAACAAGGCCAACTCATATAGTGTGCACGGAAGTGCATTGGGTGCCAAGGAAGTTGAAGCCACCAGAAAGAACCTTGGATGGCCTTACGAGCCATTTCACGTGCCTGATGATGTGAAGAAGTAAGGATGCCAATCTTTTTATTGGACTAAGGTGATAACAGTTatctttgaaatattttaatatgcaGTGAATGCTCTTTCTTGCAGACATTGGAGCCGACATGTTCCTGATGGTGCTGCTCTTGAAGCTCAATGGAACTCCAAGTTTGAAGAATACGAGAAGAAATATTCGGAAGAAGCTGCTGAGCTGAAATCCATCATCACTGGTAAACTACCAGCTGGTTGGGAGAAGGCTCTTCCTGTGAGTTGATTTTTGCCTTGTAATAATATCATTTTGGAATGTTGTGAAATTTCATTTAATGTAATGAATATTTAGATAGCTTGACAGATCAAATCTTAAAATACGGGATATCAAATTATTCATTCAagaaaaatctgcaagaatttGTCATTGTTCAAATTTATCTTTTGTTAAATGGTCGAGCCAATTTCAAGCCCATTTCAAATATCTGCCTAGTTTAAACATTCTTATATATGTTTCTGACTTCTCTGCCAAATTTTTTCAATTCAGACATACACTCCCGAGACTCCTGGTGAAGCTACCAGAAATCTCTCACAGACCAACCTTAATGCTCTTGCTAAGGTCCTTCCCGGTCTTATTGGTGGCAGTGCTGACCTTGCCTCATCTAACATGACCCTTCTGAAAATGTTTGGCGACTTCCAAAAAAATACACCCGAAGAGAGAAATGTAAGGTTTGGTGTTCGGGAACATGGTATGGGAGCTATCAGCAATGGAATTGCTCTTCACAGCCCCGGTTTCATTCCATATTGCGCAACGTTCTTTGTGTTCACTGATTACATGAGAGCAGCTATGAGAATCTCGGCTTTGTGTGAAGCCGGAGTGATCTATGTCATGACCCACGACTCAATTGGGCTCGGAGAAGATGGGCCAACTCATCAGCCTATTGAGCATTTGGCAAGTTTCCGAGCAATGCCAAACATATTAATGCTTCGTCCAGCTGATGGCAACGAGACAGCTGGATCGTACAAGGTAGCTGTCCTCAACAGGAAGAGACCATCCGTTCTTGCTCTTTCTCGACAAAAGCTGCCCAATCTTCCTGGAACTTCCATTGACGGTGTAACAAAAGGAGGTTATACAATATCAGACAACTCATCTGGCAATAAGCCAGATGTCATTTTGATTGGAACTGGCTCTGAATTGGAGATTGCAGCGAAGGCGGCAGATGAACTCAGAAAGGAAGGCAAGACAGTTAGAGTTGTCTCCTTCGTTTCTTGGGAACTTTTTGACGAGCAATCCGACGATTATAAAGAGAGGGTTTTGCCAGCTTCTGTATCTGCTAGAGTAAGCATTGAAGCTGGAACGACATTTGGCTGGACAAAGATTGTTGGGTCTAAAGGGAAGGCCATTGGAATCGACAGATTCGGAGCTAGTGCCCCCGCGGGCAAAATATACAAGGAATTTGGCATTACAGCAGAAGCAGTCGTAGCTGCTGCTAAAGAACTCTGTTAGTCTTTTATGCTGATTTCTTGGTCGGTTACCGTCTTCCTCGAAAAACTTGCTTTTGGATTCTGGGTTGGTAAAATTATGTCGAAACTTATGAACAAGATGCTGCCACTAGAGGTTTCCCGataaataagataaaatatcttatttgtTTCTAGAATTCGGGCAGTGGATTGCGCAATATAATAGGTACATGAATCCTTCAGAATCTGTGCAATCGAAACCTTGATGTATTTTGATTGATAAAGAATGTTCTATGCTACATTTTTACATAGTAGAGAAGGTAATAAAAGTGTGTTTCTCCCCTCTTCTTACTTCTCGGAACCTGGTTTTCAGGTAACTAGCGAATAACTTGTGTAACATGaaaccaaaaatataataactCAATTAGGATGAGTGGATATATCTCATCGATCGAGATCGGGTAGGGGTCAAGTGGATGAGAAAAGGGTCGTAGTTTGTTCTCTTGAATTTGGAGTGAAAGGGATTGGATTGTGAATGGAAGCCACTGAATTCATTCGAGTTCCAATCCTAATCTGATCATAAAATTTTGAGGGCCTTCCATTCCTAGGTGGGGTCTATCAATCCAACACCAACTATTGTGTTCTAGTTAATATTGATAGCTACTCCTTTTGTTAGAGTAAATAATACAGAAAATgattttgcttaaaaaaaataaagacaagCATATTCGAAAACAAATAgaatttataaatgataaaTCTATAAATTCACCCAAAAGATAATTAGATAACGAACTTTGATTGTTTCTGGAAAaaaatgaggaagagaaagaaaaattgaatcaaattctgcaataaagatgTAAACATTTATAACAACTAGCAAGAAACACGTGTGTTGTGTCCTCCGTCAATACAAGTTAGATATGATATAactcaattaaattaattaaggctaaaatatgatataattgaTCGTTAcgtttattatattttactcACGCTTATTAATAGGGATAAAATGAATACTATTAAAAAGTTTTAAGATGATTGATTTCTTTTATTTCATGATATGTGTTTACTTGGGCTATTTTTGGTAGGAGTGATTATTGGAGGATTAACGAAGAAATAATGTATTATCCGTTGTTTGACTGGTTTTTTAGGTGACAAGTGATAACCTTCTGCCCGTGATTTTTACATTGTAAAGCCATGAAAAGAAGAGAAAGCAGTCTCTATTTTTTGGTAGTATACCCAATCATGAATTGAACAGTAGTACATATTTATGCTTCCCCTCCCCAATTTACCATTTATCCCACCAACATAAAATACCAACCTCTTCTCATCTCTTTTCAATGGATGGCTCTCGTATTTCTCATGTGTCGATACTGTTGAAGCATGAAGTCCTTTTCTGTCGTCTGTAGCCGTGTTGGAAGCATCCGTTTGTGGAGGTAAATGTTGTAATTTTTGAAATGAGTATTTTTTGTCAAATACTTCATTTTTCCGCTTCTGCTTCGTGAATTAATATTCATTTCTGCTGATTTTTCGTTTCATTTTTTCTAATTGCGAGCCTATGGAAGGTTGTTCTATGCTATTGAAGTCAGGTTGGGTTAGTTGTGAAGTtctcccaaaatttttgaaccaACGTTTTCTGCATTTTGTTTATGACAGtgaaaaaaagtaatttttcttttctttagtaATCTCTACGTAAGTGATAGTGCATTAGTCTAATTTTTTCTTACttacaatttaattttaaaatatatatttcgtaacagaaaattattgataactgaaaatataaattacaatTTTGCATTGTGCATTTTGGTTAACATCCATTTCCGTTAATTGCGTATCCATTAAATCACATGTGTTAGTTTACAATGTTCCTGTTTTTAGTTTGGTGATCACACATAAATTTCCAGTTTTCTGTTGAGTTTACTGATAACATGGAGCAACGTAGGAAAATTGTAATCCTTATGCTGGTCAACCATATGTTGTTTCGATCTTTTTTGATGTTATGTCTCCTAATACGAGAGCATAGATGAATGGTCTCAATTACTCGTCGTGTCCGTCGAAGAGAAGCTGCTTCGTACAACATGATCGAAAGAGTAAATGCTCAATTGAGCAATTTGCTTAAGATTATTGAAGTCGGAGATATCCAGTGTGTGACTAACTTAAGGATGAATCGGAGCGCGTTTGCACGACTCTGTTATTTGGTAACAAACTTAGGAGGGTTAGCTGATTCAAGATATGTACGAGTCGTAGAGAAAGTGGCCATGTTCTTGTCTATATTGGCGCATCATAAAAAAGATTCGGGTAGCTGGGCATGATTACATACGTAGTGGATAGACAATTAGTGTTCATTTTCATGATGTTCTTAAATCGTTGCTAAAGTTACATCCACTACTCCTTGTCAAGCCGTCTCCTGTCGATGAAGATTGTAGAAACGAAACATGGAGGTGTTTTAAGGTAATACCTCATTTGGATcggtatttttttaattgcttTTGAAGTTTTGTTTCCTTAATATGTGGTTCGATGATATATAGGTTATTTACACATTGATTACAGGGGTTGTCTCGGCGCATTGGATGGAACCCATATCGGTGTACATGTCCTTTGCCGAGATAAAGCAAGATATAGAAATCGAAAAGGTACTATTGCGGTAAATGTATTGGGGGTATGTGACCGCAGTATGAATTTCATCTACGCTCTGACGGGCTGGGAGGGATCCACGGTAGATGCTCGAGTTTTAAGAGATGCGCTAAACAGGGATGATTCATTGAGAGTTCCACGAGGTTATATTTGTATTTGTGAAGATTcgatttatttgtttgttttgtaGCAAGacgttcaaataattatttggttacaAAGATTTGTCAACGTTTTAATTATTGATGTTACCAAAACGCAGATTGTTATTATCTATGTGATAATGGATATGCAAATGTTGAGTGTTTCTTGATGCCATATCGCCGTGTTAGGTATCATCGCGATGCTTGGGGCAATCGTGCTTGCGGTCCACAAGATTACAAGGAGTTGTTCAATTGGAGACACTCTCAAGCTCGGAACGTAATTGAAAGAGCATTTGATTTGTTGAAAAAAAGATGGGCCATCCTTCGAAGTCCTTCGTTTTACCCACTAAAAGTTCACAACCATATAATTTTGGCTTGTATTCTATTACACAATTTCATACAAACTCAAATGGATTAAGATCCAATGGACAATGTTGAAGAGTATGTTGGTAGCCCAGTTCATGATACACAAAATGCTTACATTACCAGTTTGGAGTCTTCAATTGGGTGGGATGCTTGGAGAGACGAGTTTGCAATGTCAATGTGGAACATGAACAATTAACTCgcttgtattttatttcaattaatcaCTActattgtaacgccccgaaaatttaaaggtccacgtgaaccacatgcatttgagttattaaattctttgtattttaactaaaatttttaattgcattaattaattatgttgcgcatatttacatatttaaaatatattttcctacatggttgcattaaaatgtatttttaaagaatattcgagttgcgatcgaggaacggagaccgaaggctgaaaaaatagaaaatgattttattaaataattgttattaattatttaaaatatgggtgatgctttttattatttttgaaaataaaggttttgaggtgattttatacgccgggacgtaatttttatcggtgttggattttcaacaaaaaatacgaacgttttggcaacccggctaataaattaacaaacttatttaagcaaaattattttaatattttaattaaacactaatgggctaattgggcctaattaatatggttaatgggcctaagctagcAATTTGAGTTTAATTAGGATTCTAACcaatatttaaaactaaaaaccCACCCATTAAACCTACAACTACACGCCCCCTTCCCCAACAAATTCAGAATTCTCTCCCCCACAACAACTACACGGCACCCACCAGATTTTTGAAGAGaaacatttgaaaatttaagGGAAACTTGTGAGCTTGGAAGAGAATTCATCCTAGGTTCTCCTACGTCAAAGTTCTTCGCATCGCCATCGAatattcgtgcgttaaatacgcaaaggcacgccatattctacttttactcatcatcacaccatagtaattgtttatgcataatttttaaagaaaaacataGCACACAAGTTGAATTTTCGTAACTACATGCCTATGTGTTCCAAATTTGTGTTTTTTatttccaaaatcatgttttatatgtgttaaaggggctgccatgattaggaaaggGTTAAgggatgtttttacatgttttagaaGTCCTTAATCACCCCAATACGCTGCAAACATGAAGAGAAATAAGCTGAAACCGTAGGGATAAAATCAGAAGTAGGAACCGTGAGTGGGGTTGGCTTGTACAAGATGCTATGGCTTGTTTCTTTGCATGGGCTTGTGGGGCTCGACTAGGGCTCGTCCAGGGTCAGGGGTGGTCTCGGTCTAGGGCTGGGTTaggtcctagcgtggctagggtTCAAGTTCTAGGCTTGGGGAAGGAGCCCACCTGAAGTGGGACTCCTCCCAAATTCACGCGCAGAATCCGTTCGGGAGAGAAGACGGGCTCGCGGCTCGGTCTGGGGGCGAGCTAGTGGTTCATTAGGGTCCAAGGGTCATGGGCAGTGGTCAAGCTAGGGGCTGGGGTGGCTGAGTCACTGCTGGCTCGAACCAAGAGTGCAAACCGTGAGGATGACAGCAAGGGACGCGGAGGATGATGCTTCTGAATTCAGGAGCTTCGCCGCTGGGTttaggggcttgggctggtctgggtcgagtctgggcatggtccatgGATGGTCAGGGTTAGGTGGGTTCAGTGGTTAAGGGTTGGGAGAAGTCCTAGACTAGCTAGGGGTCCTTTTGTTCAAAAGAACTCACACATGCTCACGTGCAGAATGTTGGGCTAAGTTTCAGAAGTATTTTGTGCAAGCCAAGGCTGGTTTTTCGAGCTGGGCTTGCACAagagggtccctagatgggttggctaagttttggctcaaggtggctcgggcgtggctcaggtaaattaggagatggctcggtgtgttcgataaggtgtcaaaaacgaaaataataaagctaaaatttaATCCAATGGTCCAAGGGGGTGGCttgtgagaacccgaatttcTAGCAGCTAGCATTCTCGCAGCAGCTAGCAATATTCAATAGCAATGGAAAATTTcagcagaagctaacaattccagcagcagTCAATAATTCAGAAGATGATATTTTCCAGCAGACGGATTTCCAACGGAAGCTAttatttcagaagctggtatttttccagcagattaGAATCCAGCAGACAGAAGCCAGCAGCAGAAGAGCGAATTCCAGCAGACAGTTACTGATTCAGCttagacttgtaactgaagcattaacACGGAATAAAGGCTTTTAATGGCAGATTATGGTCATTAATAGGGAGGCTAACAGTCAgattttggcctataaataacaccctcaaGTCTCTGATttggtgttacacaaatcttgagaGTATTACTTAAATTttcgagctaagagagtgccttgtttgagctgtaaaatccagtagcgagaACAACCAGATTTCAagtagacttcaaccgaaactctagcaaattacagtaagtgggcttatatataagtatcttgaaatcagtttgataattctGTTTTAACGCACAATTTCTGTATGTTTAATttctgatatatgattttgaagtACTGAAAActccctagtgaactaatggtaggaatatatattctgaacatttctgaattctgattctgattctggcctcaacccttagaggagagaacatataggggactgatatcagtttagccatgaaattcactaacgtGCTCAATGCTTACTAATTCTGAATTCTGTTCTGAATCCtgtgatttctgaattctgattcctgttctggaaataagagttttctgtatattattgtatttctgtttctgttgaaaatgatttcgaaaattgggagttattcccgcccctgcttactgagtgacaaccatatcactcacccaccaaacccatctcagataagaacgaggaagaaaagttagaagaagaagagcatattcaattttggggctggtgatgaagatcgttgttctcagttctgatttatattttatattccgctgcatctgtTCAGACATTGTAtttctggttttacatttccgctgtaaaacgtTATTAATGGAGTTGTATCAGACattgaatattcagtattatgaataaaagactggtttctgaattctgtacttctgaggcttgttgttttcgaatgtaaatttgagagcaacgccggtgtcaaccaAAGTTATGGCCGTTTGAAGTTTGCGCGAAAAACACCTCAACTTCCATGCCATTTTGCGAAGTCTACTGCATGCGCCTACTGGAAT contains the following coding sequences:
- the LOC140985728 gene encoding transketolase, chloroplastic-like, which gives rise to MASSSSLTPSQAFLSRSAIPRHGSVAPTVSGSLSISSFSGLKPTTTTSFSIPTRRRAPALTRIPITASAAVETLEKTTDTALVDKSVNTIRFLAIDAVEKANSGHPGLPMGCAPMGHILYDEVMRYNPKNPYWFNRDRFVLSAGHGCMLQYALLHLAGYDAVKEEDLKSFRQWGSRTPGHPENFETPGIEVTTGPLGQGIANAVGLALAEKHLAARYNKPDSEIVDHYTYVILGDGCQMEGISNEVCSLAGHWGLGKLIAFYDDNHISIDGDTEIAFTECVDTRFEALGWHVIWVKNGNTGYDEIRAAIKEAKAVKDKPTLIKVTTTIGFGSPNKANSYSVHGSALGAKEVEATRKNLGWPYEPFHVPDDVKKHWSRHVPDGAALEAQWNSKFEEYEKKYSEEAAELKSIITGKLPAGWEKALPTYTPETPGEATRNLSQTNLNALAKVLPGLIGGSADLASSNMTLLKMFGDFQKNTPEERNVRFGVREHGMGAISNGIALHSPGFIPYCATFFVFTDYMRAAMRISALCEAGVIYVMTHDSIGLGEDGPTHQPIEHLASFRAMPNILMLRPADGNETAGSYKVAVLNRKRPSVLALSRQKLPNLPGTSIDGVTKGGYTISDNSSGNKPDVILIGTGSELEIAAKAADELRKEGKTVRVVSFVSWELFDEQSDDYKERVLPASVSARVSIEAGTTFGWTKIVGSKGKAIGIDRFGASAPAGKIYKEFGITAEAVVAAAKELC